The Shewanella halotolerans region CCTTCTGCATCTTCTTGTAACGCAGCTGATCGTGCAGGTGTTTAAGCGCGCTGCGCTTCTTGGCGATCAACAAGACGCCCGAGGTTTCCTTATCCAAGCGGTGAACCAGTTCGAGAAACTTCTGCTGCGGTCTGAGCGAACGCATCGCCTCGATCACGCCAAAATCAACACCACTGCCACCATGCACAGCAATGCCTGCGGGCTTGTTTAGCACTATGATGGCCTTATCTTCAAACAGGATACGCCCCTCGAGTTGGGACACCTTGGTCAACTTAGCACTCGGTCCGGGCTTGTCATCGCTGCTGGATACGCGAACAGGCGGGATCCGTACCACATCGCCGTCTTGCAGCTTATATTCGGGCTTGATCCGCTTCTTGTTGACGCGCACCTCGCCCTTGCGCACGATACGATAGATCATGCTCTTGGGGACGCCCTTCAGTTTAGTGACCAGAAAGTTATCGATTCGCTGGCCCAAATGGTCCTCATCTATGGTGACCAACTCGACCTTATTTAACGCTTGTTGACTATTCATGCTACGCCTTGTCTCTTTCAAGCCGCATATTGTACATCAGTTCAGAAGTTTTGTGCCTTTCCATTTGCTGATTTTCTGGATTGTTGCTATATTTGCCACGCGAATGGGGATAAATAGTGAATAAAGTGTTCACAAATCGCCCAAAGCAAGCGCGAAGAGCCGAGACTAAAAGATATTTGTACTGAGTAGTAAGTGATTGACTTACAGGTTGTTATACAAAAATAAACCGAGAAAACGAGTTTAAACAACTAAACACAGTATCAATACCACATTTCAACGTGGTTTCTCTAAGAATAGCGCCCCAAATTCGAAGTTTAATTTTAACTTGTCGTCAGACGAGCACATATCGATTTTGGCATTACCGGAAAGCACATTAGAATTTATGGGGTTGGTTGACGTTTTACAACGAATTCCTTGTTTTTAGCGATTTTAAAAAATAAGCCATAAATAGGATGCGACACGCAGCGATTGCGTCTTACAAAGATTGCGCACCTTTGCCCAGACCCAAGCCGTGAGGCTCCGCTTACCATTCTGGGCCCGTAATGCATCGAAAAAGCTTCGTTTGATGACCTTATTTTAAGAAGAAATACGTCATCATGAAACGGATGTTAATTAATGCGACTCAATCTGAAGAGTTGCGCGTTGCCCTAGTTGATGGGCAACAACTGTACGATCTCGACATTGAGAGTCCTGGTCACGAGCAGAAGAAAGCCAACATCTACAAGGGTAAAATCACCCGCGTAGAACCCTCTCTTGAAGCGGCATTCGTCGACTATGGCGCCGAGCGTCATGGTTTCCTTCCCCTTAAAGAAATTGCACGCGAATACTTCCCTAAAGGTTACTCTTTCCAAGGCCGTCCTAACATCAAAGAGGTGGTGAAAGAGGGTCAGGAAGTCATAGTACAGATTGATAAAGAAGAACGTGGCAACAAGGGCGCGGCCCTGACCACCTTCATCAGTCTGGCGGGCTCATACCTGGTGCTGATGCCAAATAATCCTCGCGCCGGCGGTATTTCTCGCCGAATCGAAGGTGATGAGCGTACCGAGCTAAAAGCGGCTATGTCTGAGCTAGAAGTACCGCAAGGCATGGGGCTTATCGTGCGCACCGCAGGTGTAGGTAAAGATGCTGCCGAGCTGAAATGGGATCTTAAGGTTCTCCAGCACCACTGGGCTGCCATCGAAGAAGCGGCGCAAAACCGCCCTGCACCTTTCCTGATCCATCAGGAAAGCAACGTTATCGTTCGCGCCATCCGTGACTACCTGCGCCGCGACGTAGGCGAAGTCCTTATCGACCATCAGCGTATCTACGAACAGGCCAAACAACACGTTGCTTTGGTACGTCCTGACTTTGTCGATCGTATCAAGCGCTACGAAGCAGAAGTTCCGCTATTTACTCATTTCCAGATTGAAACTCAGATCGAATCGGCCTTCCAGCGTGAAGTTCGCCTTCCTTCTGGCGGTTCTATCGTTATCGATCCAACCGAAGCACTGACCTCAATCGATATCAACTCGGCCCGCGCAACTAAGGGCGGTGACATCGAAGAAACTGCGCTCAATACCAACCTTGAAGCGGCCGACGAGATTGCCCGTCAGCTGCGTCTGCGCGACTTGGGCGGCCTGGTGGTTATCGATTTCATCGACATGACGCCGGTCAGACACCAACGCGAAGTCGAAAACAGAATGCGCGACGCCGTGCATCATGACAGAGCCCGTGTGCAACTGGGACGCATCTCTCGCTTCGGTCTGATGGAGATGTCGCGTCAGCGTCTGCGTCCGTCACTGGAAGAGTCTGCCGCGCACCTGTGTCCACGCTGTCATGGCCAGGGCACCATCCGTGGTACCGAGTCACTGGCGCTCTCTATCCTGCGTCTGATGGAAGAGGAAGCGATCAAAGAGAACACCTCTCAGATTGAAGCGATCGTGCCTGTCGATGTCGCCGCCTTCCTGCTCAACGAGAAGCGTAAAGCCATTCGTATCACAGAACAGCGCCACGATGTCGAAGTCTATGTGATCCCAGATCCAAACATGACGACACCTGACTACCGTGTGACCCGTCACCGCAAAGACGATCAGATCAGCGAGTCAAGCTACAAGCTGCTCGAGCAGCCTGAATCTAAGCTCTACGAGCCGCGTAAACTAGAGCGCGCCGCCTCACCTGAGCCAGCACTGAAAGGCTTCTCAACGCCGGTTAAGGATGCCCCAACCCAGACGGCGCCCGCACCAGCCAAGCAGGTTGAAAAGCCTCAAGAACCAGGTTTGATCGCCAAGCTATTTGCCGCCATCGGCAAGCTGTTTGGTGGTGAGCCAGAGCAGCCAAAGGAAGAGGTTAAGAAAGAGCAGCCTCGTCGCAACGCGCAAAACCGTAACAGTCGTCGCAACAACCGTCGCAATGATCCACGTAAGAGCCGCGACGAAGGCAAAGAGACCGACAACAAGCGCAGCCGTGTTGCCAAGAGCGAAGATACCGACAACCGCGCCGCTAAGGGCCGTAACGAGAAACGCCAAAAGCGTGACCGTGACGACAAGCCACAGAGTCAGAGCAAAGACACTGAAAGCCAAGCGCAGCAGCCAAAGCAAGAAGCCGCTCGCGAGCGTCGTCAACGCCGAAACATGCGCCGTAAGGTCCGCGTGCAGTCAGAGCAGCAGCTCGCCGATGAGGCCGCACTCGCCGTCGAAGTTGCCGAGAAGGCCAACGACGAGCAGGTACAAGTGCCAGCCGCAGAAGCCTCTGCAGACGATAAGCCGCAGCGTCAGAAACGCCAGCCTCGTAAGAGCAAGCCTAAGCAGGAAAAAGTCGACAAGCTAGAAGACGAGACTCAAGCCGAGCAAGTCGCTGCTGAAGACACTGCCAGCGAGCAGCCAGCTGTCGAGACTCAGGCCGCAAGCGAGCCTCAAGCAGCAGTCGATGCCGAAGTGACGGCACAAGGCGAAGCTAATGCCAAAGAAACTCATGCGGACGAAGCTCAAGCAGAAGAGGCTAGTGCTCAACCGCAAGAGGGCGAGTCTGAAGGCAAACGCGAGCCAAGAGAAGGCCAACGTCGTAGTCGTCGTAGCCCACGTCATCTGCGCGCCGCCGGTCAACGTCGTCGCCGCGATGAAGAAGGCAATGGTGAAGTTAGCAATGGCGAGCCCGCCTTCATTCCAAACGAGGTGGAAACTGCGCCTCTGCTGGGTGAGCAGCTAGAACAAGAAGGCAGCGTTGTTGAAGCCGTTAGCGAAGTACAGGCTCCTGCGACTGAGCAAGAAGCGGTTAAACAAGAGGCTGACAAAGTAACTCCAGTCGCCGAAACGACTGTCGCCGAAACTACAGTCACCGAGGAAGCACCTGCTAAAGCGGCCGCCGAAGAAGCTTCTCAAGAAGAGAGCAAGCCTAAGCCAAGACGTCGTGCACCTAAGGCCAAAGTCGCCTCTGAAGAGGAAACCTCTGTAGAAGAAGCGCAGCAAAGCCTACCTCTGGCAGGCGAGGCGGAAGCTAGTCTGAAAGAGGAAGTTCAGGCAGAGCTGGATCTAACCAGCACACCTGAAGAGGTTAAGGCCAGCCAAGAAGCGGCGCCTCAAGTGGCAGAAGTTTCAGCACAGGCCGAAGAGCCAGTTGCGGCGCCTACAGCAGTAGAAGCCGCTCCAGTCGAGACGCCTGAAGTCGAAGCAGAAACCAAGGCTGACGCAGAAGCGCCTGTTACTGAAGCACCTGCTGCCAAAGAAAACAGCGCCGCCTCAGCCCCTATGGCAAAGCCTGCAGCCGTACAAGCCCCAACCGCTAAGGTGAAACCTGCGGCTAACGTTGAGGCTGCACCAGCAGAGGAAAAGCCAGAAGAGACGGCTAGCGACGAGGCTGAGAAACCTGCGCCTAAGGCCACCAGCCGCTTCGGTTCCATGGTGAGTTCTACCATGACCAAGCCTGAGGTAGAAGCCAGGGCACTCGTTGACACCCCATCGGGACGTCAATATGAAGCCACGGCAAAAGAAGCTTCTGCCGAGCCGGTGAAACGCGGTAACAGCGCAAACTCGGAAATGGCACGTCCCTAAGGTATACTAAGCCTTAAGTCGAAAAAGCCATGCACTATTGCATGGCTTTTTATTTTATTGGCGCCACTATTTTGCTAGTATGCGCGACCGAAAATCACTCAACTAACATATTAATAACAGAGGCTAAATGTTCGATCTTATTCGTCACAAAACCAGCAGCCACAGAGCCGACCTCTTGTCG contains the following coding sequences:
- the rluC gene encoding 23S rRNA pseudouridine(955/2504/2580) synthase RluC, whose protein sequence is MNSQQALNKVELVTIDEDHLGQRIDNFLVTKLKGVPKSMIYRIVRKGEVRVNKKRIKPEYKLQDGDVVRIPPVRVSSSDDKPGPSAKLTKVSQLEGRILFEDKAIIVLNKPAGIAVHGGSGVDFGVIEAMRSLRPQQKFLELVHRLDKETSGVLLIAKKRSALKHLHDQLRYKKMQKDYMALVRGEWQNHDKVINAPLLKLTLKSGERIVRVNQEGKPSETRFKVMQRYQGATLVQASPVTGRTHQIRVHCQYAGHPIACDEKYSEQKFDDAMRELGLNRLFLHAAQLKFTHPVTEEVMQVKAPLDKALQDLLNKLDKA
- the rne gene encoding ribonuclease E, encoding MKRMLINATQSEELRVALVDGQQLYDLDIESPGHEQKKANIYKGKITRVEPSLEAAFVDYGAERHGFLPLKEIAREYFPKGYSFQGRPNIKEVVKEGQEVIVQIDKEERGNKGAALTTFISLAGSYLVLMPNNPRAGGISRRIEGDERTELKAAMSELEVPQGMGLIVRTAGVGKDAAELKWDLKVLQHHWAAIEEAAQNRPAPFLIHQESNVIVRAIRDYLRRDVGEVLIDHQRIYEQAKQHVALVRPDFVDRIKRYEAEVPLFTHFQIETQIESAFQREVRLPSGGSIVIDPTEALTSIDINSARATKGGDIEETALNTNLEAADEIARQLRLRDLGGLVVIDFIDMTPVRHQREVENRMRDAVHHDRARVQLGRISRFGLMEMSRQRLRPSLEESAAHLCPRCHGQGTIRGTESLALSILRLMEEEAIKENTSQIEAIVPVDVAAFLLNEKRKAIRITEQRHDVEVYVIPDPNMTTPDYRVTRHRKDDQISESSYKLLEQPESKLYEPRKLERAASPEPALKGFSTPVKDAPTQTAPAPAKQVEKPQEPGLIAKLFAAIGKLFGGEPEQPKEEVKKEQPRRNAQNRNSRRNNRRNDPRKSRDEGKETDNKRSRVAKSEDTDNRAAKGRNEKRQKRDRDDKPQSQSKDTESQAQQPKQEAARERRQRRNMRRKVRVQSEQQLADEAALAVEVAEKANDEQVQVPAAEASADDKPQRQKRQPRKSKPKQEKVDKLEDETQAEQVAAEDTASEQPAVETQAASEPQAAVDAEVTAQGEANAKETHADEAQAEEASAQPQEGESEGKREPREGQRRSRRSPRHLRAAGQRRRRDEEGNGEVSNGEPAFIPNEVETAPLLGEQLEQEGSVVEAVSEVQAPATEQEAVKQEADKVTPVAETTVAETTVTEEAPAKAAAEEASQEESKPKPRRRAPKAKVASEEETSVEEAQQSLPLAGEAEASLKEEVQAELDLTSTPEEVKASQEAAPQVAEVSAQAEEPVAAPTAVEAAPVETPEVEAETKADAEAPVTEAPAAKENSAASAPMAKPAAVQAPTAKVKPAANVEAAPAEEKPEETASDEAEKPAPKATSRFGSMVSSTMTKPEVEARALVDTPSGRQYEATAKEASAEPVKRGNSANSEMARP